A single region of the Maniola jurtina chromosome 6, ilManJurt1.1, whole genome shotgun sequence genome encodes:
- the LOC123866071 gene encoding slit homolog 3 protein-like, with protein sequence MASAFCVRSVVRWLVTALAWTVLCEASPQGFTSTLVPSCPTQCICLSQSQVVCNSATLRGVPSALSSSVMQLSLSRADLRVLRSDAFAHLRQLRRLSLDACNLTRIRPFAFRGLPRLNELYIQHTPLATVDAFAFAALQNISSIVLTHNRIAQIEGYAFAGTNFIKLISLRNNPIKRILAHAFSGLNDVSQIELPSGIRSIEPQAFAGLEGVGVLELAYMDLPALLQDTFHGLTRVGRLALRESDLGVIKVGAFDGLRRVETLEMCNNKIDGIEELSLIQNNSVHTFKLTGNHMLETPEAVVLEVENVVIRGNHLPCECGRDPLANPLALTEDFAEENLCISPLKIRGRSLASAAGAACRGEGGGSARARASAGACPGHTLAPRLAFTFAAFAFLANS encoded by the exons ATGGCATCAGCATTCTGCGTCAG ATCCGTGGTGCGTTGGCTGGTTACGGCGTTGGCGTGGACCGTCCTGTGCGAAGCTAGTCCTCAAGGATTTACTTCTACTCTCGTGCCATCCTGCCCTACTCAGTGCATCTGCCTTTCACAATCTCAG GTTGTGTGCAATAGTGCTACGCTTCGGGGTGTACCGTCAGCGCTGAGCTCTAGCGTGATGCAATTATCTTTGTCTAGAGCGGATTTGCGCGTCCTTCGGTCAGACGCTTTCGCCCATTTACGACAGCTACGGCGGCTCTCACTTGACGCCTGCAACCTTACGCGCATTCGCCCCTTTGCCTTCCGGGGATTGCCCCGTCTCAACGAGTTATACATACAACATACACCGCTGGCGACGGTCGACGCATTCGCCTTTGCCGCCCTCCAAAACATATCCTCGATCGTTCTAACGCATAACAGAATCGCGCAGATCGAAGGCTACGCGTTCGCGGgaactaattttataaaacttatttcACTACGCAACAACCCAATCAAGCGAATCCTAGCGCATGCATTCTCCGGCCTCAACGACGTCTCCCAGATAGAGCTCCCGTCCGGAATAAGGTCGATCGAACCGCAAGCATTTGCGGGATTAGAAGGAGTCGGCGTGTTAGAGCTGGCATATATGGACTTACCGGCACTTTTACAGGACACTTTTCATGGCTTGACTCGAGTGGGTCGTCTCGCACTTAGAGAATCGGACTTAGGAGTAATAAAAGTCGGCGCCTTTGATGGTTTACGACGAGTCGAGACCCTGGAGATGTGCAACAATAAGATAGATGGGATCGAGGAGCTCTCTTTAATACAGAACAACAGTGTCCATACCTTTAAATTAACCGGTAATCATATGCTGGAGACTCCGGAGGCAGTCGTGCTGGAAGTGGAGAATGTAGTGATTCGCGGCAATCACTTGCCCTGCGAGTGCGGACGCGATCCTTTGGCGAACCCGCTGGCACTGACGGAGGATTTCGCGGAAGAGAACTTGTGTATATCTCCGCTGAAGATTCGCGGGCGAAGCTTAGcgagcgcggcgggcgcggcgtgcCGCGGCGAGGGCGGGGGcagcgcacgcgcacgcgcctCCGCCGGCGCCTGTCCCGGCCACACGTTGGCGCCTCGCCTCGCATTTACCTTTGCAGCGTTCGCTTTCCTCGCAAACAGCTAA